The DNA region TTCCGGGCCCGAAGGTGTTCGAGACCCAGATCCACGGGAAGCGGTTCGAGATGTACAACGACACCGTGCTGGGGTTCAACAAGTCGGGCAAGGAGGTCGTGCGGCAGCAGGTGGAGGAGCCGATCTATATCCGCCCTGCGGAGCGGGTCAATTGGCTCTGAGCCGAGGGGAGAAGGGGGGAGGGGCTCCGCCCCTCCCCCCAACCCACTGGCGTATCTCTACCAGTGCACACGTCATTTTGGCGCGTCGGGCTCGTGAACTGGCGGTAAAGCCACGATCCACGCGAAAGGAGGGGCGGTAATCGCGCTGCCTGATACCGCTTCGCGTGAGACGCAGGGGGCAGGGGACCTGAAAGGGTTTTCCCTGCCCTTTGTTTTGGCGAAGGCTTTTCCTGAACTGGAAACGGGATACAGAGGCGCGCATGGATCTTCGGGATCGCCGCAGACGGCCGAGCGCGAGACAGATCGTGGTCAGTGTTTTGATCGTCGGTTTGGGCTTCTTTGGGGCCCAAGTCCTGAGGCAGATGGACCAGGACCTCCGGATTCTCTACACGGAATATACGCTGGCCGCCGCGGACCTGACGCACGCGCTGACCGAGGTGATCCGCTACCGGAACACGATCCTGCGGGCCATCGAGGCACCCACCAAGTCTGACTACTATCGAATCACGGCCGCGTTGCCTGAATTGAGGGCCAGGATTCGCCGATCGGTGGATCGGTTTGCCCAGGCCGGCACGCACGTGTCGAAAAGCGGCCGCAGCGAAGCCGAGGATGTGCGGCTCGTGCGGGATCGGCTTGAGGAGTACTTCACGTCGGCTGACGTCACCATCGCGTTGATGAACAGTATCTGGACCGCTCCGACGCCCGAAAAGGCGGCGGAGGCAAGGGCCAGGGCGGAGGCACATGCGGCGGCCGACGCAGGGGCCAAGTTGGTGCAAGTGACCCTGGCGGTAGAACGTCTCCTGGACACGGTGGCCGAGGTGGGCAAGGAGTTACGCGATCAGGCTGCATCCGTCGTCAGACTGGCCAGTTTGGTCCTGATTCTCGGGGGGCTGGCGATCGCTTGGATTAACCTTTTCAGTGGATGGACCCCCACGGCCCGGAGCGGGCAACCAAATCTGGACTTCGACCGGAATCGGCCCGTGCGCGAGCGAAGCCTAGCGCATGGCCAACCTGATAGCGGCCACGAGCCCGATGTAGAGGGTCAGGGCGCAGGCCATGGTTAACCAAAAGCCCAGCCGGTTCAACATGAAGATGATGAAGCCGACGTAAACGATCCAGGCTGGCGCCAGCCAGAGGAGGTGCTTGGCGTAGGTGAGGGTGTGGGCGGTGCCGCCGTTCAGATAGATCAGCACGAACGTGACGCCGGTGATGGCCGGGAAGGTGCTCACGAAGGCCGCGAGGAATCCCTTGCCCTGGGCTCCCAGGTATGTGGAGACGCTCACCAGGGCTCCGCCGATCACGAAGTACATCGCCCATTGCGCGAGGCCCGGCAGGGGGTCTCCGGATTTCATCAGTTCGCTCATACACTCTCCGCTTCGAAGGTCGCCCTCAACCATCGGTTCCCGCGAAGGCCTCCATGGCCTCCCGGACGATCGCTTTACCCTGCCCCGTGTAGCGGGGTGAGAAGTGGAAGACGACCAGGTGGCGGGCCCCCGCCTTTCTCGCCAACAAGCCGGCCTGCCGCGCAGTCAAATGGTACCGCTCCCTGGCCTTGTCCGCGTCCCGCTCCAGGTAGGGGGCTTCGCAATAGAAGACGTCCGCGTCCCGAGCCAGCTCTACGATCTTGGCCTCGTTCTGTTCGTCATAGCGCACGTCAACCACATAGGCCAGCTTCTGCCCCCTGGTGATCGTCACAAACTGCTCGCGAATCTCGCCCAGGACGAACTCCCGCTCCTCCCGCCGGTGCTCGAAATAGAGGGTCGCCGTGAAGCGAAAGCGGTCCGGCTTGCCCTGCCACAGGTGCTGCTTCACCTCCTTCAGCCAGGAGCCGACCGGCAGGCCGGCTGCGTGGAGCCGCTCCTTGTTGACGTTGATGTGGAACTGCTCCTGCAAGGCGTAGCCGAAGGAATGGATTCGGTGGTTCAGCGGGGCGGCCCGGACGGTGAACATCGGGTCTTCGAGCACGGCGAAGGGGATGTCGGCGCCGGCCTGCTGTCGGGATTCGACAACGGGATCGCTGGGCTTGAACCCGTCGCTGGCCCGGAAGACGGTCAGGCGCGTCTCGCCGGGATGGAATTCCCGGACCTCCAGGGTGAGCGGATAGCCGTCCACCAGGTTCCAGGTGTAGCCCCCCAGCTTGCCGGTGACGTTGGCGATCAGGCCGGGCGGACCATAGAGTCTCAACGTCTTGCCCCGGCCCAGGGCGACTCGCAGGATCCGGTCGAACCCGATGAAGTGGTCCATGTGCATGTGGGAGACGAAAACATCTCCCGCCCGCAGCAGTC from Nitrospirota bacterium includes:
- a CDS encoding ribonuclease Z codes for the protein MTPSFSSYLVNDPFGDPGLYVEIKWARRALLFDLGDNGPLGPTRLLRAGDVFVSHMHMDHFIGFDRILRVALGRGKTLRLYGPPGLIANVTGKLGGYTWNLVDGYPLTLEVREFHPGETRLTVFRASDGFKPSDPVVESRQQAGADIPFAVLEDPMFTVRAAPLNHRIHSFGYALQEQFHINVNKERLHAAGLPVGSWLKEVKQHLWQGKPDRFRFTATLYFEHRREEREFVLGEIREQFVTITRGQKLAYVVDVRYDEQNEAKIVELARDADVFYCEAPYLERDADKARERYHLTARQAGLLARKAGARHLVVFHFSPRYTGQGKAIVREAMEAFAGTDG
- a CDS encoding DUF3147 domain-containing protein yields the protein MSELMKSGDPLPGLAQWAMYFVIGGALVSVSTYLGAQGKGFLAAFVSTFPAITGVTFVLIYLNGGTAHTLTYAKHLLWLAPAWIVYVGFIIFMLNRLGFWLTMACALTLYIGLVAAIRLAMR